A region from the Ptychodera flava strain L36383 chromosome 12, AS_Pfla_20210202, whole genome shotgun sequence genome encodes:
- the LOC139146218 gene encoding uncharacterized protein: MLKLIHPLISIANLFMEHLEQQAIVTEPLNCKPSLWKRYVDDTLEIMKKGEVDNLTEHINKVDPTGSIKFTYEPEVEGQIPFLDTLIVRRDDGSVKLLLYRKKTHTDQYLNFASHHPLHHKLGVIRTLLDRSKNIITLEEDRIKEEEHIKMALSRCGYPDWSIKKVQEEMEGRVEKKSKSKQESGEKKKGQVVIPYVEKVSEALARVYKQHGISTSMKPHTTLRNILVHPKDKPDREKVCDCVYKIPCCSCNKVYIGETGRSLGVRLKEHKKEVDEISERSFTRATQRRASKEYNKSAITDHVAQNNHIIDWSAAQIIDRESDRLSRQIREYIHIRGQGASIMNRDEGAYQLQHIYDHHYAT, translated from the coding sequence ATGTTGAAGTTGATACACCCCCTCATCTCTATTGCTAATTTGTTCATGGAGCACTTAGAACAGCAGGCTATAGTAACAGAACCATTAAACTGTAAACCCTCACTATGGAAAAGATATGTAGATGACACCTTGGAGATAATGAAGAAAGGGGAAGTGGATAATCTAACTGAACATATCAATAAAGTGGATCCAACAGGCAGtattaaatttacatatgaaccCGAAGTAGAAGGACAGATTCCATTCCTTGACACCCTCATTGTAAGACGAGATGATGGCAGCGTTAAGTTACTGTTATACCGCAAGAAAACCCATACGGACCAGTATCTGAATTTTGCATCCCACCATCCCCTACATCATAAGTTAGGAGTCATAAGAACGTTACTAGATAGAAGCAAGAACATCATCACTTTAGAAGAAGATAGGATAAAAGAAGAAGAACACATAAAAATGGCTCTCAGCAGATGTGGTTATCCGGATTGGTCAATAAAGAAAGTCCAAGAAGAAATGGAGGGGAGGGTGGAAAAGAAGTCTAAATCCAAACAAGAATCTGGAGAAAAGAAGAAAGGCCAGGTGGTGATTCCGTATGTGGAAAAAGTGTCTGAGGCGTTAGCTAGGGTTTATAAACAACATGGTATAAGTACATCTATGAAACCACATACCACTCTACGCAATATCTTAGTCCATCCTAAAGATAAACCAGATCGAGAGAAAGTATGTGACTGTGTGTATAAGATTCCATGCTGCTCTTGTAATAAAGTATACATAGGGGAAACAGGAAGAAGTCTTGGAGTTCGACTAAAAGAACATAAGAAGGAAGTTGATGAGATCAGTGAGAGGAGTTTTACTCGTGCCACACAGAGACGAGCTTCTAAGGAATATAACAAGTCAGCAATCACAGACCATGTCGCCCAGAATAATCACATCATAGACTGGAGCGCCGCACAAATAATAGACAGAGAATCAGACAGACTATCCAGGCAAATCAGGGAATATATCCATATCAGAGGACAGGGGGCATCCATCATGAATAGAGATGAGGGGGCGTATCAACTTCAACATATTTACGATCACCACTACGCCACCTAG